The segment TAGCAACCGGGCCCGTCCGACGTAGGCGGGTGGTTCCGCGCGCCGCCGGGGCAGGCCGTCGATCAGTTCGTCCAGCCGCTTCAGTTTCGCGTCGCCCGCGTCGGCCAGATAGTCGTCCGGCCGGGTCGCGTCCAGCCCGCCCGGCACCCCGGCCGCCTTCAACATCACCGTGGCCAGGGCGGCAACGGCGAGATTGACGAACAGGGCGACCATTCCCACGTACACCGTCGTCCCATTGCCCAACGGCCAGCTGGACCCGCCAAAATGCTCGGCGACCACCCGCCCGGTCGCGTCCAGTTTCGGAATGCTGTAAAGCATCGCCACGCCGACCCCCAGACCGGCGATCAGCCCGGAAATGAGCGCGGCCCGATGGAACCAGCCGGTGACCAGGCCCAGGAACGTCGCCGGAATGGTCTGCAGGATGACCACCCCACCGATCAGCTGCAGGTCGACCGAATACGCCGGGTCGACCGCCAGGATCAGGGCCGCCGCACCGAATTTCACCACCAGCGACACCCACCGGCTCACCCGCGCCTCGGTGGCCGGTGACGCGTTCGGCTGCAGATACGGGCGGAACAGACTGCGGGTGAAAGCGTTCGCCGCGGCGATCGACATCACCGCGGCCGGAATCAGAGCGGCAACGGTCAGCGCGGCGTAGGCGATCCCGGCCGACCAGCCGGGGAAATGCGAATGGATCAGCTGCGGAATGACGGTGTTGAGGTCGCCGTCGACCGGTTTCACCCCGCGCGAGAGCGCGAAGAAACCGAGCAGCGCCATCACGGCGAGGGCCATGCAGTAAACCGGCAGGGCGGCGGCGTTACGCCGAACAGTTGCGCGGTCCTTGGCGGCAAGCATGCCGACCAGAGCATGAGGGTACGCGAAAACGGCCAGCGCCGAGCCGATGATCAGAGTCAGGAACCCGAGATGACCGGTGTCCGGCAACAACAGCCCGTCGATACGGGACGGCGTCGCCGCGAAATGCTCCCCGGCCACCCGGAAGGTGCGGTCCCACCCGCCGTACATGGCGACCACCAGCAGCGCGGTCAGCAACATCCACGCCATCAGCGCGTCCTTGACGACCGACAGCAGAGCCGGCGCGCGCAACCCGGACCGGAACGTGCACACCGACACGACCGTCACCGCGGCCAGCAGCGGCCACTCCCCGCCGAACCCGACCGTACGCAGCACCGCCTGCAACGACAGCAGCTGCACCGCGACGTACGGCATGGTCGCCAGAATCCCGGTGACCGCGACGAGCGCGCCCAGCCCGGGTGATCCGAATCGGGCAGCCGCGAACTCGCTGTGGGTGAGGAAACCGTGCCGCCTCGCGACCGACCAGGCCCGGGTCGTGAACACGAACGTCAATGGCGTCGTGATGATGGCGAACGGCACCGCGAAGAACCCGATCGCCCCGATGCCGTAGGTCAACGCCGGCACCGCGATGAACGTGTACGCGCTGTACATGCTCCCGCCGATCAGGAACCAGATCGCCCAGTTG is part of the Actinoplanes sp. NBC_00393 genome and harbors:
- a CDS encoding sodium:solute symporter family protein: MSERDIEVGVFAVLMAVVLVLGFGAARWRRPENPHTLEEWGVGGRAFGNWAIWFLIGGSMYSAYTFIAVPALTYGIGAIGFFAVPFAIITTPLTFVFTTRAWSVARRHGFLTHSEFAAARFGSPGLGALVAVTGILATMPYVAVQLLSLQAVLRTVGFGGEWPLLAAVTVVSVCTFRSGLRAPALLSVVKDALMAWMLLTALLVVAMYGGWDRTFRVAGEHFAATPSRIDGLLLPDTGHLGFLTLIIGSALAVFAYPHALVGMLAAKDRATVRRNAAALPVYCMALAVMALLGFFALSRGVKPVDGDLNTVIPQLIHSHFPGWSAGIAYAALTVAALIPAAVMSIAAANAFTRSLFRPYLQPNASPATEARVSRWVSLVVKFGAAALILAVDPAYSVDLQLIGGVVILQTIPATFLGLVTGWFHRAALISGLIAGLGVGVAMLYSIPKLDATGRVVAEHFGGSSWPLGNGTTVYVGMVALFVNLAVAALATVMLKAAGVPGGLDATRPDDYLADAGDAKLKRLDELIDGLPRRRAEPPAYVGRARLLSGAVGEQSLRAPRERA